A part of Streptomyces sp. NBC_01497 genomic DNA contains:
- the trpC gene encoding indole-3-glycerol phosphate synthase TrpC: protein MSVLDEIIEGVRADLAERQARVSLDELKERAARAPEAKDGGAALSGEGVKVICEVKRSSPSKGALAAIADPAGLAAEYEEGGAAVISVLTEQRRFGGSLADLEAVRAKVDIPVLRKDFVVTSYQLWEARAYGADLVLLIVAALEQPALVSLIERAESIGLTPLVEVHDEDEAERAVDAGARVIGVNARNLKTLKVDRSTFERVAPEIPSGIVKIAESGVRGPHDLIAYANAGADAVLVGESLVTGRDPKAAVADLVAAGAHPALRHGRD, encoded by the coding sequence GTGAGTGTGCTCGACGAGATCATCGAGGGCGTACGCGCCGACCTCGCGGAACGCCAGGCGCGCGTCAGCCTCGACGAGCTCAAGGAGCGCGCGGCGCGCGCCCCCGAGGCCAAGGACGGCGGCGCCGCGCTGAGCGGCGAAGGGGTGAAGGTCATCTGCGAGGTGAAGCGCTCCAGCCCCTCCAAGGGCGCGCTCGCCGCCATCGCGGACCCCGCGGGCCTCGCCGCCGAGTACGAGGAGGGCGGCGCCGCCGTCATCTCCGTACTGACCGAGCAGCGCCGGTTCGGCGGGTCGCTCGCCGACCTCGAAGCGGTCCGGGCCAAGGTCGACATCCCCGTCCTGCGCAAGGACTTCGTGGTGACGTCGTACCAGCTGTGGGAGGCCCGCGCGTACGGCGCCGACCTCGTCCTGCTGATCGTCGCGGCGCTGGAGCAGCCCGCCCTGGTGTCGTTGATCGAACGCGCCGAGTCCATCGGGCTCACTCCGCTCGTCGAGGTGCACGACGAGGACGAGGCGGAACGCGCCGTCGACGCGGGCGCCCGCGTCATCGGCGTCAACGCGCGCAACCTGAAGACCCTCAAGGTGGACCGCTCCACCTTCGAACGGGTCGCCCCCGAGATCCCCTCCGGCATCGTCAAGATCGCCGAGTCGGGTGTGCGGGGGCCGCACGACCTGATCGCGTACGCCAACGCCGGCGCGGACGCCGTCCTCGTCGGCGAGTCCCTCGTCACCGGGCGTGACCCGAAGGCGGCCGTCGCCGACCTCGTCGCGGCGGGCGCCCACCCGGCGCTCCGGCACGGCAGGGACTGA
- the trpM gene encoding tryptophan biosynthesis modulator TrpM has translation MPVTPSRPAHLAAGTPPARHAPLARGCRPRGCRAPARRVHGRRVRYVIGDEPGQVNGMRWRTRPRVRHECAVRAYGAVRP, from the coding sequence ATGCCCGTCACCCCGAGCCGCCCGGCGCACCTGGCCGCCGGCACCCCGCCCGCGCGGCACGCGCCCCTGGCGCGCGGCTGCCGGCCGCGGGGCTGTCGCGCGCCCGCGCGCCGGGTGCACGGGCGGCGGGTGCGGTACGTCATCGGTGACGAGCCTGGGCAGGTCAACGGAATGCGATGGCGGACGCGCCCGCGCGTGCGGCACGAGTGTGCCGTGCGCGCATACGGTGCTGTCCGTCCGTAG
- the trpB gene encoding tryptophan synthase subunit beta encodes MSTKPSAESSAFFIPDPGGQIPTAEGYFGAYGGKFIPEALVAAVDEVAVEYDKAKSDPAFAAELDQLMVEYTGRPSPLTEVPRFAAHAGGARVFLKREDLNHTGSHKINNVLGQALLTKRMGKTRIVAETGAGQHGVATATACALFGLECVIYMGEIDTERQALNVARMRILGAEVVAVKSGSRTLKDAINEAFRDWVASVDTTHYLFGTVAGPHPFPAMVRDFHRVIGVEARRQILERAGRLPDAAVACVGGGSNAIGLFHPFIPDAGVRLIGCEAAGHGVPSGEHAATLTVGEPGILHGSRSYVLQDDEGQITEPYSISAGLDYPGIGPEHAYLKDSGRGEYLAITDDEAMQALRLLSRTEGIIPAIESAHALAGALTVGRELGEDGLLVVNLSGRGDKDMDTAARYFGLYEADTAVEADAASPALIEDDRNGTGGAPDKGAAK; translated from the coding sequence TTGTCCACGAAGCCTTCCGCAGAGTCCTCTGCGTTCTTCATCCCTGATCCCGGGGGCCAGATCCCCACCGCCGAAGGGTACTTCGGCGCTTACGGCGGCAAGTTCATCCCCGAGGCGCTCGTCGCCGCGGTGGACGAGGTCGCCGTCGAGTACGACAAGGCCAAGTCCGACCCGGCCTTCGCCGCCGAACTCGACCAGTTGATGGTCGAGTACACCGGCCGTCCGAGCCCGCTGACCGAGGTGCCGCGCTTCGCCGCCCACGCGGGTGGCGCGCGGGTCTTCCTCAAGCGGGAGGACCTCAACCACACCGGCTCCCACAAGATCAACAACGTGCTGGGCCAGGCGCTGCTGACCAAGCGCATGGGCAAGACCCGGATCGTCGCCGAGACCGGCGCGGGACAGCACGGCGTGGCCACCGCCACCGCCTGCGCCCTGTTCGGCCTCGAATGCGTCATCTACATGGGCGAGATCGACACCGAGCGCCAGGCGCTCAACGTCGCCCGCATGCGGATTCTCGGCGCCGAGGTCGTCGCCGTGAAGTCCGGCAGCCGCACCCTCAAGGACGCCATCAACGAGGCGTTCCGCGACTGGGTCGCCAGCGTCGACACCACGCACTACCTGTTCGGCACCGTCGCTGGACCGCACCCGTTCCCGGCGATGGTCCGCGACTTCCACCGCGTCATCGGCGTCGAGGCCCGCCGGCAGATCCTTGAGCGCGCGGGCCGGCTGCCCGACGCCGCGGTCGCCTGCGTCGGCGGCGGCTCCAACGCCATCGGCCTGTTCCACCCGTTCATCCCGGACGCAGGGGTCCGCCTGATCGGCTGCGAGGCCGCCGGGCACGGCGTGCCCAGCGGGGAGCACGCGGCCACCCTGACCGTCGGCGAGCCGGGCATCCTGCACGGCTCCCGCAGTTACGTCCTCCAGGACGACGAGGGCCAGATCACCGAGCCGTACTCCATCTCGGCGGGGCTCGACTACCCCGGTATCGGCCCCGAGCACGCCTACCTCAAGGACAGCGGACGCGGCGAGTACCTCGCCATCACCGACGACGAGGCCATGCAGGCCCTGCGGCTGCTGTCCCGCACCGAGGGCATCATCCCGGCCATCGAGAGCGCCCACGCGCTCGCCGGGGCCCTGACCGTCGGCCGCGAGCTCGGCGAGGACGGACTGCTCGTCGTCAACCTCTCCGGCCGCGGCGACAAGGACATGGACACGGCGGCCCGCTACTTCGGGCTGTACGAGGCGGACACGGCCGTCGAGGCCGACGCCGCGTCCCCGGCACTGATCGAGGACGACCGCAACGGCACCGGCGGGGCGCCGGACAAGGGGGCCGCGAAGTGA
- the trpA gene encoding tryptophan synthase subunit alpha, whose product MSGNIQLLTDTLAAARAEDRAALIAYYPAGFPTVDGGIDAIKAAFDGGADIVEVGLPYSDPVLDGPVIQTADDIALRGGVRVADVLRTVREAHEASGKPVLVMTYWNPVDRYGVERFTAELADAGGAGCILPDLPVQESGLWRQHAAKHDLATVFVVAPSSKDARLAEITAAGSGFVYAASLMGVTGTRESVGAQAQDLVSRTRAAGDLPVCVGLGVSNAAQAAEVAAFADGVIVGSAFVKRVLDAPDAAAGLAGVRELAGDLARGVRSAAS is encoded by the coding sequence GTGAGCGGGAACATCCAGCTGCTGACCGACACCCTCGCCGCGGCACGGGCCGAGGACCGGGCCGCCCTGATCGCGTACTACCCGGCCGGGTTCCCCACCGTGGACGGCGGCATCGACGCCATCAAGGCGGCCTTCGACGGCGGCGCCGACATCGTGGAGGTCGGCCTTCCCTACAGCGACCCCGTGCTCGACGGTCCGGTCATCCAGACCGCCGACGACATCGCGCTGCGCGGCGGCGTGCGCGTCGCCGACGTGCTGCGCACGGTGCGCGAGGCCCACGAGGCCAGCGGGAAGCCCGTACTCGTCATGACGTACTGGAACCCCGTCGACCGCTACGGCGTCGAGCGTTTCACCGCCGAACTCGCCGACGCGGGCGGCGCCGGGTGCATCCTGCCCGACCTGCCCGTCCAGGAGTCGGGGCTGTGGAGGCAGCACGCGGCGAAGCACGACCTCGCCACGGTCTTCGTCGTCGCCCCGAGCAGCAAGGACGCCCGCCTCGCCGAGATCACCGCGGCCGGCAGCGGCTTCGTGTACGCGGCGTCGCTGATGGGCGTCACCGGCACCCGCGAGTCGGTCGGCGCGCAGGCGCAGGACCTCGTCAGCAGGACCAGGGCGGCCGGTGACCTGCCGGTGTGCGTGGGTCTCGGCGTCTCCAACGCGGCGCAGGCCGCGGAGGTCGCGGCGTTCGCGGACGGGGTGATCGTCGGCAGCGCGTTCGTCAAGCGGGTCCTCGACGCGCCGGACGCGGCGGCGGGGCTCGCGGGCGTACGGGAGCTGGCGGGCGATCTCGCGCGGGGCGTACGGTCCGCCGCCTCCTGA
- a CDS encoding DsbA family protein, translating to MSQKTRVASSSARERIQQERAAEKAREKRRRGFVVGGTALAVLALAAGIGVLAANAGKDKPADGAAGPVSTPTGASGKDNLAIRVGAADAPSTLTVWEDFRCPICGQFENVFRDTFHQLENSGQLKIEYHLATIIDGNMGGTGSVRAANAAACAQDAGKFAQYHDVLYTNQPEETSDAFGKNSRLIELAAKVPGLSTPRFKSCVESGAHDAWVNKSAAAFRTGGFAGTPTVLLNGKPVFPKKGNENISPANLKKWVAEANKGKQPGKATAPGS from the coding sequence GTGAGTCAGAAGACACGTGTGGCAAGCAGCAGCGCCCGAGAGCGCATCCAGCAGGAACGCGCGGCGGAGAAGGCCCGCGAGAAGCGCAGGCGCGGATTCGTCGTGGGCGGCACCGCGCTCGCGGTGCTCGCCCTCGCAGCGGGCATCGGCGTGCTCGCGGCCAACGCGGGCAAGGACAAGCCCGCCGACGGGGCGGCCGGCCCGGTCAGCACGCCCACCGGGGCGAGCGGCAAGGACAACCTCGCGATCCGGGTGGGCGCGGCGGACGCCCCCTCCACCCTCACGGTGTGGGAGGACTTCCGCTGCCCGATCTGCGGCCAGTTCGAGAACGTCTTCCGCGACACGTTCCACCAGCTGGAGAACAGCGGCCAGTTGAAGATCGAGTACCACCTGGCGACGATCATCGACGGCAACATGGGCGGCACCGGCTCCGTCCGGGCCGCCAACGCCGCGGCGTGCGCGCAGGACGCGGGCAAGTTCGCCCAGTACCACGACGTGCTGTACACGAACCAGCCGGAGGAGACCTCGGACGCCTTCGGCAAGAACAGCAGGCTGATCGAGCTCGCGGCCAAGGTCCCGGGCCTGTCGACGCCCCGGTTCAAGAGCTGCGTCGAGAGCGGTGCCCACGACGCGTGGGTGAACAAGTCGGCCGCCGCCTTCCGTACGGGTGGCTTCGCCGGTACGCCCACGGTGCTGCTCAACGGCAAGCCCGTCTTTCCCAAGAAGGGCAACGAGAACATCAGCCCGGCGAACCTGAAGAAGTGGGTGGCCGAGGCGAACAAGGGCAAGCAGCCGGGGAAGGCCACGGCGCCGGGATCCTGA
- the lgt gene encoding prolipoprotein diacylglyceryl transferase, which translates to MEIAFIPSPSVGVVHLGPIPLRGYALCIIIGVFVAVWYGNKRWVARGGRSGTVADIAVWAVPFGLVGGRLYHVVTDPELYFEKGEDWVNAFKVWEGGLGIWGAVALGAVGAWIGCRRRGIPLTAWADALAPAVAIAQAIGRWGNWFNQELYGKPTHLPWALHITNPSGDGTPGYYHPTFLYESIWCLIVAALVVWADRRWKLGHGRVFALYVALYCVGRGGTEYLRVDDANHILGLRLNLWTVMIMFVLAVVYFVLSARLRPGRETVVEPGADQDEAVEKAGADGTDGTSGTGEHAGSDPGGPGKPHQQDKAEVSAEPATAKAATSADSAPAKTGAAKTGAAKTDEAAKPAGAKAETAEKG; encoded by the coding sequence ATGGAAATTGCCTTTATTCCCAGTCCGTCGGTCGGAGTGGTCCATCTCGGCCCCATTCCGCTGCGCGGCTACGCCCTCTGCATCATCATCGGTGTCTTCGTAGCCGTCTGGTACGGCAACAAGCGCTGGGTCGCCCGTGGCGGCAGGTCCGGGACGGTCGCGGACATCGCGGTGTGGGCGGTGCCGTTCGGCCTGGTCGGCGGTCGCCTCTACCACGTGGTGACCGACCCCGAGCTCTACTTCGAAAAGGGCGAGGACTGGGTCAACGCCTTCAAGGTCTGGGAGGGCGGGCTCGGCATCTGGGGGGCCGTGGCGCTCGGCGCGGTCGGCGCGTGGATCGGCTGCCGTCGCCGGGGCATCCCACTGACGGCCTGGGCCGACGCACTGGCCCCCGCCGTCGCGATCGCGCAGGCGATCGGACGCTGGGGCAACTGGTTCAACCAGGAGCTGTACGGCAAGCCGACGCACCTCCCGTGGGCGCTGCACATCACGAACCCCTCGGGCGACGGCACACCGGGCTACTACCACCCGACGTTCCTCTACGAGTCGATCTGGTGCCTGATCGTCGCCGCGCTGGTGGTCTGGGCGGACCGCCGCTGGAAGCTGGGCCACGGCCGCGTGTTCGCGCTGTACGTGGCGCTGTACTGCGTGGGACGCGGCGGTACGGAGTACCTCCGGGTCGACGACGCGAACCACATCCTGGGCCTGCGGCTCAACCTGTGGACCGTCATGATCATGTTCGTCCTCGCGGTCGTGTACTTCGTCCTCTCGGCGCGGCTGCGTCCCGGCCGCGAGACCGTGGTCGAGCCCGGCGCGGACCAGGACGAGGCAGTGGAGAAGGCCGGCGCGGACGGTACGGACGGCACCTCCGGCACGGGGGAGCACGCCGGGTCCGACCCCGGCGGCCCGGGCAAGCCGCACCAGCAGGACAAGGCCGAGGTGTCCGCGGAGCCGGCGACCGCGAAGGCCGCGACGAGCGCCGACAGCGCGCCCGCGAAGACCGGGGCCGCGAAGACCGGGGCCGCGAAGACCGATGAGGCCGCGAAGCCCGCCGGTGCGAAGGCGGAGACGGCCGAGAAGGGCTGA
- a CDS encoding ADP-ribosylglycohydrolase family protein: MTSYMAHNAPPATPCALPLGERVAGTLTGAAAGGGPGAAAAIRLTHALVEAYEEARDHLDAHAVARRLATADSWLLTRLHRAHADPREAGVGNCVDASAAVYMAPVGLVNAANPARAYAEALEVAAPHQASYGREAAGVFAAAVAAACADGATPVSVVSACLPLAKDGTRAAIEAAADVASRHRDAESAVRGLRAALAPYDLVGPAHHAPDLGAGRPSRRHAVEELPVALGMLLIGGADYRRTVLGARTYGRGADTVALLAGALAGALAGGRAVPGDGAKQAAEAAGVDLGTAAPGLTRVAEEVFAKDVSRRRAHEHAFRVVSTERR, translated from the coding sequence ATGACGTCATATATGGCACATAACGCTCCTCCGGCGACGCCCTGCGCACTGCCGCTCGGTGAGCGCGTCGCGGGCACGCTGACCGGCGCGGCGGCGGGCGGCGGGCCCGGCGCCGCGGCCGCGATCCGGCTGACCCACGCGCTGGTGGAGGCGTACGAGGAGGCCCGGGACCACCTCGACGCCCACGCGGTCGCGCGGCGGCTGGCGACGGCGGACAGCTGGCTGCTGACGCGCCTGCACCGGGCGCACGCCGATCCCCGCGAGGCCGGCGTCGGGAACTGCGTCGACGCCTCGGCCGCGGTGTACATGGCCCCGGTGGGTCTGGTGAACGCGGCGAACCCGGCCCGCGCGTACGCGGAGGCGCTGGAGGTCGCGGCGCCGCACCAGGCGTCGTACGGGCGCGAGGCCGCCGGTGTGTTCGCGGCGGCGGTGGCGGCGGCGTGCGCCGACGGCGCGACCCCCGTGTCGGTGGTCAGTGCGTGCCTGCCGCTGGCGAAGGACGGCACCCGGGCGGCGATCGAGGCGGCAGCCGATGTGGCGTCCCGGCACCGCGACGCCGAGTCCGCGGTACGCGGCTTGCGCGCGGCGCTCGCCCCCTACGACCTGGTCGGTCCCGCGCACCACGCCCCCGACCTTGGCGCTGGACGTCCCTCGCGGCGGCACGCGGTGGAGGAGCTGCCGGTGGCGCTGGGGATGCTGCTCATCGGCGGGGCGGACTACCGGCGCACGGTCCTCGGTGCCCGGACGTACGGGCGCGGCGCCGACACCGTGGCCCTGCTCGCGGGGGCTCTGGCGGGCGCCCTCGCGGGCGGGCGCGCGGTCCCCGGGGACGGGGCGAAACAGGCGGCGGAGGCGGCGGGTGTCGACCTGGGCACGGCGGCGCCCGGCCTGACCCGCGTGGCGGAGGAGGTCTTCGCGAAGGACGTCAGCCGGCGGCGCGCCCATGAGCACGCGTTCCGGGTGGTGTCCACGGAGCGGAGGTAG
- a CDS encoding VIT1/CCC1 transporter family protein has protein sequence MAVFEANATLHEAHRDNHTHRDVTGGWLRPAVFGAMDGLVSNLALMTGVAGGDVSTHAVVITGLAGLAAGAFSMAAGEYTSVASQRELVEAELAVERAELRRNPADELDELAALYVSRGVQSDLARQVAEQLSADPERALEIHAREELGIDPDDLPSPTVAAVSSFGSFALGALLPVLPFLLGATGLWPSVLLALVGLFACGALVARVTARSWWFSGLRQLALGGAAAALTYALGTVLGASL, from the coding sequence ATGGCCGTCTTCGAGGCGAACGCGACACTGCACGAGGCACACCGCGACAACCACACCCACCGCGATGTGACGGGCGGCTGGCTGCGCCCCGCCGTGTTCGGGGCGATGGACGGCCTGGTCTCGAACCTCGCGCTGATGACCGGCGTGGCGGGCGGCGACGTCTCGACCCACGCCGTGGTGATCACGGGCCTCGCCGGGCTCGCGGCCGGAGCGTTCTCCATGGCGGCGGGTGAGTACACGTCCGTGGCCTCCCAGCGGGAGCTCGTCGAGGCCGAGCTCGCGGTGGAACGCGCCGAACTGCGCAGGAACCCCGCCGACGAACTCGACGAGCTGGCCGCCCTGTACGTCTCGCGCGGTGTGCAGAGCGACCTGGCCCGGCAGGTGGCCGAGCAGCTGTCCGCCGATCCCGAGCGGGCCCTGGAGATACACGCACGCGAGGAACTCGGCATCGACCCGGACGACCTGCCGTCGCCCACCGTCGCCGCGGTCTCGTCCTTCGGCTCCTTCGCCCTGGGCGCACTGCTGCCCGTGCTGCCGTTCCTGCTGGGTGCGACCGGCCTGTGGCCCTCGGTGCTGCTCGCACTCGTGGGCCTGTTCGCCTGTGGCGCGCTGGTGGCCCGCGTGACGGCCCGCAGCTGGTGGTTCAGCGGCCTCCGCCAGCTCGCCCTCGGCGGGGCCGCCGCAGCCCTGACCTACGCCCTCGGGACGGTCCTGGGGGCCTCCCTCTAG